The following coding sequences are from one Archocentrus centrarchus isolate MPI-CPG fArcCen1 chromosome 4, fArcCen1, whole genome shotgun sequence window:
- the s1pr4 gene encoding LOW QUALITY PROTEIN: sphingosine 1-phosphate receptor 4 (The sequence of the model RefSeq protein was modified relative to this genomic sequence to represent the inferred CDS: inserted 4 bases in 2 codons) → MYIMNDLSSLTSPSSCPHLYNLPTYPSNTTISNAINAASGVNHVILRHYNHTGRLQNRTISTTQNQISVSVAVFLFFSIFIILENLLVLVAVISRIRHSRRWVYVCIANITLSDLLTGAAYLVNICMSGSQTFRLTPALWLFREGMLFVSLAASIFSLLLIAVERYTTMMKPLPQKSTTKSYYRIYGLVALCWGLALVIGFLPLLGWNCXCSLDECSTLLPLYSKTYIFFXLIIFFLILLSIGVLYGAIYCHVHKSTQLGPQRSRKRSLALLKTVITIVGVFLVCWGPLFLLLLVDFFCVSRQCALLLNDKFCIALAVLNSGLNPIIYALGSSEMRKAIAELLCCCCLKLGLCHPDTFTSKETNSTSESRRDSLRNSFNKVRNLSVASPPSTPSKTRRAPRKYRLSTTTSCLSVSSG, encoded by the exons ATGTACATCATGAATGACCTGTCCTCCCTCACGTCTCCTTCCTCCTGCCCCCACTTGTACAACTTACCCACTTACCCAAGCAACACCACCATTTCAAATGCCATCAACGCAGCAAGTGGTGTCAACCATGTGATCCTGCGGCATTACAACCACACTGGCCGTCTGCAGAACAGGACCATCTCAACCACCCAGAACCAGATCAGTGTCTCAGTGgctgttttcctcttcttcagcatTTTCATCATCCTGGAGAATCTCCTGGTGCTGGTGGCCGTCATCTCCCGCATCCGTCACAGCCGTCGTTGGGTATATGTTTGCATTGCCAACATCACACTCAGTGATCTCCTCACCGGTGCTGCTTACCTGGTGAACATCTGCATGTCTGGCAGCCAGACATTTCGCCTAACCCCTGCTCTGTGGCTTTTCAGAGAGGGCATGCTGTTTGTATCCCTGGCAGCTTCCATATTCAGCTTGCTGCTTATTGCTGTGGAGCGTTACACCACCATGATGAAGCCTCTTCCCCAGAAGTCAACTACGAAGTCCTACTATCGAATCTATGGCTTGGTAGCACTTTGCTGGGGTTTGGCATTGGTGATTGGCTTTCTCCCCTTGTTGGGTTGGAACTG GTGTAGCCTGGATGAATGTTCCACCCTGCTTCCTCTCTACTCCAAGActtacatcttttt tctcattatctTCTTCCTCATCCTTCTGTCTATTGGCGTGCTCTATGGTGCCATCTACTGCCACGTGCACAAGAGTACTCAGCTAGGTCCGCAGCGCAGTCGCAAGCGTTCCTTAGCTCTGCTGAAAACTGTTATCACCATTGTTGGCGTCTTCCTGGTCTGCTGGGGACCACTGTTCCTGCTGTTACTGGTGGATTTCTTCTGTGTCTCCCGCCAGTGTGCACTGCTGTTAAATGATAAGTTTTGTATCGCCCTGGCTGTCCTCAACTCTGGCCTGAACCCTATCATCTACGCCCTGGGCAGCAGCGAGATGAGAAAAGCTATTGCtgagctgctgtgctgctgctgcctgaagCTTGGCCTCTGTCACCCAGATACATTCACATCAAAGGAGACCAACAGCAcctcagagagcaggagggacaGTCTGAGGAACAGTTTTAATAAAGTCAGGAACCTGAGTGTGGCCTCCCCACCATCAACCCCAAGCAAGACTCGCAGGGCACCCAGAAAATACAGGCTGAGCACCACCACCAGCTGCCTGTCAGTTTCAAGTGGTTAA